GCACCATCATGGAAGCCGCCCATTTGTTGGGATGTACGGTTGCCGTAACCGGAATTCGCCAGGAAATGGCGGAGTTGATGACGGACCATGGGCTGCCGCTAAAAGATCATGTGAAAATCTACGCTACTTTGCAGCGCCTGATGGAATCGGTGCATTAGCATTTTTACTTGGCGCCGGCATTTATTTCTTCTTTCCACTTTCGCAGGATATGATCGTTCGGCAACAGCAATGCGACCAAGCCAAAAACGGGTAAGATGCTTGCCGATTTGATGATCGTCGCAATACCCAGCCAATCGGCCAACCCGCCCAGCGATGCGGAACCGACGGCGCCCATGCCGAATGCCAGGCCGACCGTAAGCCCGGAAGCCATGCCGATCTTGTCGGGCATAAGTTCCTGCGCATAGACGACGATAACGGAAAAACTGGAGAGCACAATAAAACCGATCAACAGGCAAAGCGCGACCGCCCACGCCAAATTGACATATGGCAACAACAGCGCAAGCGGGAAAGAGCCGAGCATGGAGAAAAGCAAAATGTTCCGTTTGCCGAACCGGTCGGACAGCGGGCCGCCCAAAAAGGTGCCGACCGCCCCCGCCGCCAAAAACATGAAGATGAACAGCTGCGTTTCTTTCAACGAAATTCCGTATTGATCCATCAAATAAAAAGGATAGTAGTTCGTAATGGCGGAATGGTACCAGCTCCGCGCGAAAATAAACAGAACCAGCAAGATGAGCGCGGTGCCGATTTTGTGTGTGCGCGTCGCCTGATTGGCGGATGCGGCCCGTTTGCGCCGCGGTTTGGCGGGCAGTTCCGCCAGCCGATCGCCATACCATTTCGCGTTTACAACTTGCATTGCGATGGCGAGAGCGGCGACAGTCGTAAACCAGAGAACGCCGATTTGCCCCGATTTGACGAAAATGAGCGCGGTCAGAACGGGCGCCAGCGCCTGACCCGAATTGCCGCCCACCTGGTAAATCGATTGCGCCAATCCTTTGCGGTTGCCGGCCGCCATATGAACCAGCCGCGAGCCTTCGGGATGAAACACGGCGGAACCGATGCCGATCAACACGACCGAGATGAGCACAAGGATGAAGTTGGGGGAAAGCGCCAATCCGGCAACGCCTATGAAGGTGGAAACCATGCCGAACGGCAACAGCCAGGGTGAAGGCTTCAAATCGGTAAACAGGCCGACGGCGGGTTGCATCATCGACGCCGTGATATTGATCGCAAAGGCAATCATGCCGATCTGGAAATAGGATAAGTCCAGCGAATCTTTTAAAATCGGAAAAATGGCCGTAATAACGGCTTGAATCGTATCATTCAACAAATGGACGAAACTGACCGCAAACAAGATCGGATACAGCGTTCTGCCGGTATCCGGCTGTCTGACTGACGTATGTTGCATGCTTTGGTCTCCTCTTTCTATAGAAAAAGCCCCAAGGCTTGTCCGCACTTGATTTTGTCTCCCGCGCCAAAGGCGCGCAAATCCCGGAATGTACCGCTTTGTACCAATAATACCACGGTTGAACCGAATTCAAACAGTGCCAATTCGTCGCCGCGCGTGATTTTTTCCGGCAACGGATCGATATAGCGGATTGAGCTGACGTTCAGCGCGCCGACCTTCACCACGGCAATTTCGCAATCCTGATGCCGAATATAAGTAATCAGCCGCTCGTTGCGGCTCAATATTTTGCGCATGCGACGCATGCCGAATTCGTTCACCGGATAAACGCTGCCCGGCACGTGCTCGGATTCCTCGATCGTTCCCGTCGCCGGCGCATGAACGCGGTGATAATCGGCAGGGCTCAAATACAAAATGTAGAACGTGCCATTTTGGTAATTGATGGCGCGCGGCGAATGATTGAGCAGCTCGTCGACGGTATAATCCTGCCCCTTGACTTGCAGGATTTGGCCGTCGGCAATGGTGCCGGTAGCGACGACCGTGCCGTCCACCGGGCTGATCAGCGAGCGGGGATCGCTGTCAATCGGGCGCGCGCCCGGTTTTAACCTGCGTGTGAAAAAGTCGTTCAGCGAGACGAATTCCGTCAGCCGTTTCTCCGCTTCGTCAACCGCAATTCCATATATTTTAATGAAGCGAGGTATCAACCTTCTGCTCCATTTGGATTTGGCAAATCGGCCCGCCGCCCGGGAAAGCCGCTTTCTTGAAGTCAGCTCCGTCAGCAGGCGCAACAGGTATCTGGTGAGCATAGAGCGCGGATTTCCCTCACTTTCCTGTTCAATACAGAAAGTTTGCCACAGAAGTTCGACCAAATCAATAGTCACTCCATAAGATAATGTGAGACTTTCTGGAAGGCGGTAACATTATCGATGGAAAATCGGCTGCGAGTATGCGTGTTGACGCCGGGGTCGTTTTCGATCCCTTCCGATCGCGCAAGTTCTGTCGAGCAGGTGGTGTATGAAACGGGGAAGCGGATTGCGCGGCAGGCTCCCGATATCGATTTGATTATATTGGGCCGAAAAGCCAACCGCCAAGCCGCCAGGGAAACACGGCACGGCGTCAAATTTGTGCGGCTTAGCCCATACAAAAACAGCGGGCATTATATTGCCGCCGCGGTTAAACAGCTTGCGGCGCTTGAGCCGGACATCATCCAGGTGGAAAACCGGCCGCGATTCGCCAAGCGGATCAAGCAAAGCTTCCCCGGTCGTCCCGTCCTTTTGTCGTTGCATTCCACCGTGTTTATTTCTCCGCCCCACATTTCCCAAGGCAAGTTGGCGGAATGCCTCTCGTTTCCCGATCGCATTATTGTCAACAGCGCGTATTTGAAAGCATATTTAACCCGGCTTGCGCCAGGCGTCGCGGAAAAGTGCGAAGTCATCCATCCGGGCGTTGACACGCGCAAATTCGCTTCCAAATGGGCGCAAGGGCGAAAACGGGAAATTAGACGGTTTGCGGCATTGCACGGTTTGGCGGGGAAAAAGGTCGTCTTATACGTCGGCAGGCTTATCCCGCGAAAAGGCGTGCACCATCTATTGGATGCGTTTCCGAAAATACTGAGACGCGTGCCGAATGCCAAGCTTGTCCTTGTCGGCGGCGCCTTTTACGGGTCGAAGCGGGAAACGCCGTACGTTCGCTCGCTTAGGCAAAAGGCGAAAAAATCAGGCGGGCATGTCCGCTTTGTTCCGTACGTGCCGCATAATCGGCTTGATCCGTGGTTTCGCGCCGCCGATGTCGTCGTGGTGCCCTCGGACAAACGGGAAGCTTTCGGATTGGTCAACGTGGAAGCGATGGCCAGCGGCGTGCCGGTTGTCGCCACAAACGGCGGGGGGATCGCCGAGGTTGTGGCGGACGGCGAGACGGGAATTTTGGTTGCGACGAATCGTTTCGTCGAACATTTGGCTGATGCGGTTTGCCGGCTTTTAACCGACGAGGCGTTGCGGCGGAAAATGGGACAGCGCGGTGTTGACCGGGCAAAAGAACATTTTACATGGGAGCGCACGGCGCGTTCGTACAGGGGACTGTACGCCAGGTTGCGGTAAAGCGCGCTTTTAACATTGCCAAAAGCTCATGGCGGCGGGCAACCGCACATTTTTGCCTGATAGGTGTCCGAGTAGCGGCGTTTCGCATATGTTGCAGATGACTATTTTTTTGGGAAGGAGCATCTGCATGAAGGGAAAACGCGGTAGCAGGACGCGGGTGTCAAGCCGGCGCTTCAACGCTGATCATGTTTTGCAAAATCCCGATATTCATGAGTTGGAATGGCTTGATTTAGATATAGCCAAATCCGGTAGCGCCGTCCCCGAAAACGTTGTAAAAAAAGTTGAGCGGCCAAACCGGGAAAATACGTTACTAGCCGCGGCGGAAAATGTCGCCGCTTTGCCGGAAAGTCCGCCTAAAGCCGATGAATTTTCCGAGCGGAAGCCAGCCGGCGGCACGCCGGTCGTGTTTACGGACGATCTGGCCAACCAATGCGTCACCAACGAAAAAATCGCCAATTTTGCCGTCGACGAGCGAAAAATCAAGGCGCGCAGCGTCGGAACGGATGCCTTGAAAGACTATGCGGTCGATGCGACAAAATTGGCGGACGGGGCGGTAACGGAAAAAAAGCTGGCGCCCGGCGCGATTTGCGACGATCACTTCGCGGATGACACGATCTCGGGAAGCAAGCTGCGAAACCGCTCCATATCCGGCGACAAACTGAAAAATTACAGCATAACCGGCGAAAAGATCGCGGAAAAATCAATCGATGGGGAAAAAATTGCCGACCGCGCCATTTCGGAAAGGCATTTCGGCAATTTGTTCATATCCGGCGAAAATATCCGCGATCAGTCGATCACCACGGATAAGTTGCAAAGCGGAGCCGTGCAGACGGTAAACATCGGAAACAATGCGGTCATTTCAGCCAAAATCGCGGGCGGAGCGGTTACGGGAGATAAAATTAGGGAAAACAGCATAGCGGAGCACCATCTGCAAAATGAGTCGATTTACGCCCGGCACCTGAGCAAAGAATCCGTTTATGGCGGACATATTGCGGAAAACCAAATTGAAGGCAAACATCTCGCCGCAAAATCCGTCGGCAATCAGCATCTGCAAAACGAGTCGGTAACGGAGGACAAACTGGCGCCCGGTTCCATTGTCGCCAGGCATTTGCGCGACGGATCGATATCCGGCGACAAGCTGATACCCGGCTCGATTTACGGGGAAGCTTTGGCCAAGGATTCGATTTCCGGAAAACATATACGTCCCGATTCGGTAGCCGGCTATCATTTGGGTTCTTCGGCAATCAAAACGTACCATATTGACGATGAAGCGATCACCGAGGATAAATTGGCGGATTCCTGCATCGGCGGGAACAAGCTGAAATTTGCCGCGGTTTCGACGGAACATCTGCGGGATTTATCCGTCACGGGACCCAAAATCGCTCCCGAGACAATCGAGAGCGGCCATCTTGCTCCCGAGGCGGTAAAAAGCAGACATATCGCCCCGCTTTCCGTTACGAACAAGCATTTGCAGGATAACGCGGTTACCGGCGAAAAAATTATGAACGCGTCCATTACGGCCGACAAGCTTGGAACGCAGATCATTGACAACAACAAGCTCAAGCCGAATTCCGTCGAGACGATCCATATCGTGGATGGAGCGATCACCGAAAACAAATTGGCCGACAACACGATCACGTCCAAGCATCTCACGCCGGAAGCGATTTGCAACGAGCATATCGCCCAGCATTCGATCGCGGAGCGCCAGTTGTTGAACGCTTCGGTTTCAACGCGAACGATTCAGGAAGGCGCGGTAACGTCAAGCAAATTGGCGAGCGAGGCGGTTACCGCGGAAAAAATTGCTTCCGAATCGATCAGCGGCAAGCATATCCTGTACGAATCCATATACGGTTATCATATTCGCGACGGCGCGATTTTGTCGGAGCATCTGAGCGACGGCGCCGTCGGCCGCCGGCATCTGCGGCATGGCTCGATCGACCCGTGCCATCTCAGCTTTATCCCGATTTGCACGCAGGTAGCGGAAAAACAAGTGTTGCAGCAATTCGGCACGGCAGCGTTCGTCTTGCCAGCCGGTGAAACCGCCGTAAACGTAACCGTCAAGCTTTCGTCCGCCTTTGAATCCGATTCGTTTATAGCCGTTGCCATGCCCGATCGCCCCTTTTGCTTTGCTGCCATTATCGAGTTGCAGAAAAACGCGGTTGCTTTTTGCCTGTTTCGCGTCGGCAACACCGATGAGGAATTGCTGGGAAATTTGCACTGGATCGCGATCGGGCCGAAATAATCGTCTATTTATCGCTTGTTATGCATAGGCATGCATTCGCCAGAAATGTGCGAACGCATGCCATTTTTGTTGGCAAAGTGCCGATTTCATCACACCGGCTTTGTAAAGAAAACGATTGCCGGAGCTGAATCATCTTCTTGATATATTGCAATGTTTTATGTATAGTTGGTATATCAAGATAATGCGAGGGATGATCGAGATGGATGCACCACTATATGAGCAAATATATAATTATATATTTCACAAAATTGCAGCAGGGGAACTGCAGCCAGGGGATCGTGTGCCTTCAGAAAAGGAACTGTCCGATCAATTCAACGTCAGTCGTATTACGTCCAAAAAGGCGCTGGAAACGCTCTCCGCAAATCAGCTTATCGAACGGGTGCAGGGAAAAGGCTCGTTTGTTGCGACAAAATTGCCGAATCTGCGGGACATCAGGCCGCTTGGAAAAGACAACGAAAGTGGAGCGAAAGAGAAAACGAACGGAAACGGCAAATGGAAAGTGGTTGGCGTAATATTGCCGGATTTCGCCGACTCCTATGGTCTCAGGCTGCTTCACGGAATTGAGGAACGCTGCTCGGAGCTAGGCTGCCGCATGTTTATGAAACTGACATACGACAAAATTGAAGAAGAGCAATCGGCGATTCGTTCCTTTATCGATCTAGGCGTGGACGGATTTGTCGTCTTCCCCGTGCATGGCGAACATTACAATGCCGAATTGCTTCGGCTGGTTCTGGATAAATATCCGCTCGTATTGATCGATCGGTACCTGAAAGGGATCGCGGCATGCGCGGTTTATACGGATAACCGTAAGTCGGCATTTGACTTGACAAATGTGTTGCTTGCGGGAGGACATCGCCGGATTGGATTTATTTCTGCCCCGGCAGAAAACACCTCCACGATCGAAGACCGCATTCAGGGTTTTACAGACGCATTCATCCACTTGGGAATGAGTGTCAAGCCGGAACATTTTATGACGAATTTGTATAGTTCTCTGCCCAGGTCGTTTGAGGCTAAAAACATCAATATCGATGCGGAGACGGTGCGTCGCTTTGTGGAGATGAACCCGGAGTTGACCGCATTTGTCGCCGCTGAATACAATTTGGCGTTAATTCTCAGGGAAGTGTTGATTTCCATGGGCAAACGTATTCCGGACGATTATCAGATCGTTTGTTTTGATTCGCCGGACGAGCCGTTCGGCAAACATTTCTTCACGCATGTGCGGCAAAATGAATCTGCCATGGGCCGAATGGCTGTCGATTTGCTTGATGCCCAATGGAGAAAAGAGGAGGTTCCGCTGCATTCGATCATTCCATATGAAGTCAGGGCCGGCACCTCGACAAAGTAGCTGGATGCCCAGGTTTATGAATCCAAGTTCGCAAATCGTCAGGGCATCCTGGTTAATTTATATAACGACATATTGACATATCGTCAATATTATTTTAATATACTATTTGTAAGCGCTTATAAATTTATATAGGGGGACAGGACATGCGAAAATGGACGATTGCAGGATTGTCTTTGCTGCTGGTAGTTGCTCTTGCCGCCGGGTGCGGCGGT
This genomic window from Bacilli bacterium contains:
- a CDS encoding GntR family transcriptional regulator; the encoded protein is MDAPLYEQIYNYIFHKIAAGELQPGDRVPSEKELSDQFNVSRITSKKALETLSANQLIERVQGKGSFVATKLPNLRDIRPLGKDNESGAKEKTNGNGKWKVVGVILPDFADSYGLRLLHGIEERCSELGCRMFMKLTYDKIEEEQSAIRSFIDLGVDGFVVFPVHGEHYNAELLRLVLDKYPLVLIDRYLKGIAACAVYTDNRKSAFDLTNVLLAGGHRRIGFISAPAENTSTIEDRIQGFTDAFIHLGMSVKPEHFMTNLYSSLPRSFEAKNINIDAETVRRFVEMNPELTAFVAAEYNLALILREVLISMGKRIPDDYQIVCFDSPDEPFGKHFFTHVRQNESAMGRMAVDLLDAQWRKEEVPLHSIIPYEVRAGTSTK
- a CDS encoding glycosyltransferase family 4 protein; amino-acid sequence: MENRLRVCVLTPGSFSIPSDRASSVEQVVYETGKRIARQAPDIDLIILGRKANRQAARETRHGVKFVRLSPYKNSGHYIAAAVKQLAALEPDIIQVENRPRFAKRIKQSFPGRPVLLSLHSTVFISPPHISQGKLAECLSFPDRIIVNSAYLKAYLTRLAPGVAEKCEVIHPGVDTRKFASKWAQGRKREIRRFAALHGLAGKKVVLYVGRLIPRKGVHHLLDAFPKILRRVPNAKLVLVGGAFYGSKRETPYVRSLRQKAKKSGGHVRFVPYVPHNRLDPWFRAADVVVVPSDKREAFGLVNVEAMASGVPVVATNGGGIAEVVADGETGILVATNRFVEHLADAVCRLLTDEALRRKMGQRGVDRAKEHFTWERTARSYRGLYARLR
- the asd gene encoding archaetidylserine decarboxylase (Phosphatidylserine decarboxylase is synthesized as a single chain precursor. Generation of the pyruvoyl active site from a Ser is coupled to cleavage of a Gly-Ser bond between the larger (beta) and smaller (alpha chains). It is an integral membrane protein.) → MLTRYLLRLLTELTSRKRLSRAAGRFAKSKWSRRLIPRFIKIYGIAVDEAEKRLTEFVSLNDFFTRRLKPGARPIDSDPRSLISPVDGTVVATGTIADGQILQVKGQDYTVDELLNHSPRAINYQNGTFYILYLSPADYHRVHAPATGTIEESEHVPGSVYPVNEFGMRRMRKILSRNERLITYIRHQDCEIAVVKVGALNVSSIRYIDPLPEKITRGDELALFEFGSTVVLLVQSGTFRDLRAFGAGDKIKCGQALGLFL
- a CDS encoding MFS transporter; translated protein: MQHTSVRQPDTGRTLYPILFAVSFVHLLNDTIQAVITAIFPILKDSLDLSYFQIGMIAFAINITASMMQPAVGLFTDLKPSPWLLPFGMVSTFIGVAGLALSPNFILVLISVVLIGIGSAVFHPEGSRLVHMAAGNRKGLAQSIYQVGGNSGQALAPVLTALIFVKSGQIGVLWFTTVAALAIAMQVVNAKWYGDRLAELPAKPRRKRAASANQATRTHKIGTALILLVLFIFARSWYHSAITNYYPFYLMDQYGISLKETQLFIFMFLAAGAVGTFLGGPLSDRFGKRNILLFSMLGSFPLALLLPYVNLAWAVALCLLIGFIVLSSFSVIVVYAQELMPDKIGMASGLTVGLAFGMGAVGSASLGGLADWLGIATIIKSASILPVFGLVALLLPNDHILRKWKEEINAGAK
- a CDS encoding WIAG-tail domain, which gives rise to MKGKRGSRTRVSSRRFNADHVLQNPDIHELEWLDLDIAKSGSAVPENVVKKVERPNRENTLLAAAENVAALPESPPKADEFSERKPAGGTPVVFTDDLANQCVTNEKIANFAVDERKIKARSVGTDALKDYAVDATKLADGAVTEKKLAPGAICDDHFADDTISGSKLRNRSISGDKLKNYSITGEKIAEKSIDGEKIADRAISERHFGNLFISGENIRDQSITTDKLQSGAVQTVNIGNNAVISAKIAGGAVTGDKIRENSIAEHHLQNESIYARHLSKESVYGGHIAENQIEGKHLAAKSVGNQHLQNESVTEDKLAPGSIVARHLRDGSISGDKLIPGSIYGEALAKDSISGKHIRPDSVAGYHLGSSAIKTYHIDDEAITEDKLADSCIGGNKLKFAAVSTEHLRDLSVTGPKIAPETIESGHLAPEAVKSRHIAPLSVTNKHLQDNAVTGEKIMNASITADKLGTQIIDNNKLKPNSVETIHIVDGAITENKLADNTITSKHLTPEAICNEHIAQHSIAERQLLNASVSTRTIQEGAVTSSKLASEAVTAEKIASESISGKHILYESIYGYHIRDGAILSEHLSDGAVGRRHLRHGSIDPCHLSFIPICTQVAEKQVLQQFGTAAFVLPAGETAVNVTVKLSSAFESDSFIAVAMPDRPFCFAAIIELQKNAVAFCLFRVGNTDEELLGNLHWIAIGPK